One genomic window of Ziziphus jujuba cultivar Dongzao chromosome 4, ASM3175591v1 includes the following:
- the LOC107417102 gene encoding homeobox protein SBH1 isoform X2, with protein sequence MEGGGNNMMMGFGENSSSGFSGAEINRRFHHHHHLHLPLSNNNNNNNSSNNNSISNNQQNTCSGAGGSQRVSSAMNINIPQESNTCMKAKIMAHPLFPRLLEAYINCQKVGAPPEVVARLEQACSSVTTTNSSSSEAMDVSRTSTTVSIGEDPALDQFMEAYCEMLTKYEQELTKPFKEAMLFLARIESQLKALAVSSSDSADPQTEDRELKVQLLRKYGGYLGSLKQEFLKKKKNGKLPKEARQQLLDWWSRHYKWPYPSEAQKLALAESTGLDLKQINNWFINQRKRHWKPSEDLQFVVMDAAHHPHYYMDTMMYNPFPMDCSSSLL encoded by the exons atGGAGGGCGGAGGAAATAATATGATGATGGGTTTTGGGGAAAACAGTAGCAGTGGATTTTCTGGTGCTGAAATAAACAGACggtttcatcatcatcatcatctacatctacCTTtgagcaacaacaacaacaacaacaacagcagcaacaatAATTCTATTTCTAACAACCAGCAGAATACTTGCAGTGGTGCTGGAGGTAGCCAAAGGGTTTCTTCTGCCATGAACATCAATATCCCTCAAGAAAGCAACACTTGTATGAAAGCCAAGATCATGGCTCATCCTCTCTTCCCTCGTCTCTTGGAGGCCTATATCAACTGTCAGAag gtTGGGGCACCTCCAGAAGTGGTGGCTAGGTTAGAACAGGCATGTAGTAGTGTTACTACtactaattcttcttcttcggaAGCCATGGATGTTTCAAGGACTAGTACTACGGTTTCCATAGGTGAAGATCCAGCTTTGGACCAGTTCATGGAAGCTTACTGTGAGATGCTCACCAAGTATGAACAAGAGCTTACAAAACCCTTTAAAGAAGCCATGCTTTTTCTCGCAAGAATCGAATCCCAGCTCAAAGCCCTAGCAGTTTCTTCTTCAgattctgcag ATCCCCAAACTGAAGACCGGGAGCTGAAAGTTCAGCTTCTGCGCAAATACGGTGGATATCTGGGGAGTCTGAAGCAGGAATtcctgaagaagaaaaagaatgggAAGTTGCCAAAGGAAGCGCGGCAGCAGTTGCTAGACTGGTGGAGCAGACACTACAAGTGGCCTTATCCATCG GAAGCACAGAAGCTAGCGCTGGCAGAGTCGACGGGACTGGATCTGAAACAGATAAACAACTGGTTCATCAATCAGAGGAAACGCCATTGGAAGCCTTCAGAGGATTTGCAGTTTGTTGTGATGGATGCAGCTCATCATCCCCACTACTATATGGACACTATGATGTACAACCCTTTCCCTATGGATTGCTCATCTTCACTCCTTTGA
- the LOC107417102 gene encoding homeobox protein SBH1 isoform X1, translating into MEGGGNNMMMGFGENSSSGFSGAEINRRFHHHHHLHLPLSNNNNNNNSSNNNSISNNQQNTCSGAGGSQRVSSAMNINIPQESNTCMKAKIMAHPLFPRLLEAYINCQKVGAPPEVVARLEQACSSVTTTNSSSSEAMDVSRTSTTVSIGEDPALDQFMEAYCEMLTKYEQELTKPFKEAMLFLARIESQLKALAVSSSDSAAYGTDLAGQNGSSEEDTDVVNDNFIDPQTEDRELKVQLLRKYGGYLGSLKQEFLKKKKNGKLPKEARQQLLDWWSRHYKWPYPSEAQKLALAESTGLDLKQINNWFINQRKRHWKPSEDLQFVVMDAAHHPHYYMDTMMYNPFPMDCSSSLL; encoded by the exons atGGAGGGCGGAGGAAATAATATGATGATGGGTTTTGGGGAAAACAGTAGCAGTGGATTTTCTGGTGCTGAAATAAACAGACggtttcatcatcatcatcatctacatctacCTTtgagcaacaacaacaacaacaacaacagcagcaacaatAATTCTATTTCTAACAACCAGCAGAATACTTGCAGTGGTGCTGGAGGTAGCCAAAGGGTTTCTTCTGCCATGAACATCAATATCCCTCAAGAAAGCAACACTTGTATGAAAGCCAAGATCATGGCTCATCCTCTCTTCCCTCGTCTCTTGGAGGCCTATATCAACTGTCAGAag gtTGGGGCACCTCCAGAAGTGGTGGCTAGGTTAGAACAGGCATGTAGTAGTGTTACTACtactaattcttcttcttcggaAGCCATGGATGTTTCAAGGACTAGTACTACGGTTTCCATAGGTGAAGATCCAGCTTTGGACCAGTTCATGGAAGCTTACTGTGAGATGCTCACCAAGTATGAACAAGAGCTTACAAAACCCTTTAAAGAAGCCATGCTTTTTCTCGCAAGAATCGAATCCCAGCTCAAAGCCCTAGCAGTTTCTTCTTCAgattctgcag CTTATGGTACTGATCTTGCTGGACAAAATGGATCTTCTGAAGAAGATACTGATGTTGTCAATGACAATTTCATAGATCCCCAAACTGAAGACCGGGAGCTGAAAGTTCAGCTTCTGCGCAAATACGGTGGATATCTGGGGAGTCTGAAGCAGGAATtcctgaagaagaaaaagaatgggAAGTTGCCAAAGGAAGCGCGGCAGCAGTTGCTAGACTGGTGGAGCAGACACTACAAGTGGCCTTATCCATCG GAAGCACAGAAGCTAGCGCTGGCAGAGTCGACGGGACTGGATCTGAAACAGATAAACAACTGGTTCATCAATCAGAGGAAACGCCATTGGAAGCCTTCAGAGGATTTGCAGTTTGTTGTGATGGATGCAGCTCATCATCCCCACTACTATATGGACACTATGATGTACAACCCTTTCCCTATGGATTGCTCATCTTCACTCCTTTGA